The region GCGTTGTATATCGCTATCGATTCTTTTACAAGTATCTTCATTTCTTTAAGCGTTTTACATCGGTACAGTAAAAACTCCTGCTTCAGTATTCCGTTTATCCTTTCCGCCAACGCATTTTGGTAGCAATCATAACCGTCTGTCATCGAGGGTCGAATTTGGTTTATCAACAGYTCATCCTGATAAACTGCCGAGCAGTATTGTGAGCCTCGGTCTGAGTGGTGTACCGTGTTAGCGATATAGCGCTTATCTTTAACCGCCATTTTCAGGGCCTTCACTACGCTGTCAGCTTTCATGTCCTCACTCAAGTGATGACCGACTATTTTACGAGAAGCAGCATCGGTCACCAGCGACAGATAGTGTACACCTTGGTCTGATTCAAGATAGGTTATGTCGCTAACCAGTACATGCTCTGCATCATGTAACCCTTCCTCTTTCAGCAGGTTAGGATGTTTCTTCATCCAGTGCTTGCTGAATGTCGTTTTGGTGAAGCTTCTCTTTGGTTTAACCAGCAAACCATCACGTCTCAAATAGGCAAAGAGCCCATCTCGTCCAAGTTTAATGTCGTGCTCAAGGAGTTTAGGCTTTATCAACACGTAGAGCTTGCGTACACCCAATCGCGGCATATATTTACGCCAGTACTGTACCCAGTCTTTGATGACCGATAACGTCGCTCTACGGTTTTCCATTCGGGCGACCGCCTGATAAATAGATTGCCGTGAAATACCCGCCGCGCGACATGCAGCAGCTAGGTTTATTTCGCTGTCGGTTTTCGCTTGCCAGATGTACCGGATAAGTACTTTTTTCTAAGGCCCGCTCCGTATTCATTGTCCATGATATCGACCATACCATTGAGGATTTGGTTACGTAGCTTCTCTTCGGCTAACTCACGCTCAAGGCGCTTGATTGTTTCGGCTGGCGTTTCTTTTGAATTAGGCATAAGGGGATGCTGAAATGGTTTTGACCAATCAAGCCTACCATGTTTTCTGAGCCAAACCAGTACTGTTGAACGCCCCTGAATGCCAAATCGGGCTTGAGCTTGTTTGTAAGTCATTTCGCCTTTTTCGACGCGCTCTACGACACCTAATTTAAAGGCTAAGGTGTAATCTCGTTGTGTGCGCTTAGGGCTTGAGTTAATGGGTGTTGTCATAAAGAAGTCCTCTTTATGTCAACCTATTTCCGGACGGGACAAAGAGCATTAAAAAGGCCAGCATGTTGCTGGCCTTTTTAGTTATTTATCTGTCAAAGGTCTATTAGTTTGGTTTACTCATAGGGCTTTGTGCAGAAGTACTAGAGCTGCTTGATTGCACGCGACGAGAACCAACAGTAATCGGCTTACGTACATAAGGCTTTTTAACGACTTCTTCGGTCTGTTCTGATTTAGGTGCAGGCACTACAGCAGCAGGTTTTGCCATTACTGCAGAAGCATTACCTTTACCTTCTACTTTGCTAGGCTTTAATTTGCCGCGGTTGCTACGCTTTGGCTTAACTTCAGCTTTAACCGCATCAACTTTAACTTCATCAGCTTTCGCTTCAACAACAGGCGCTTCAGCTTTGGCTTCAACTTTTGCTTCAACTGCAGGTGCTTCAGCTTTTGCTTCAACTACAGGAGCTTCAGCTTTTGCTTCAACTGCAGGTGCTTCAGCTTTCGCTTCAACTGCAGGTGCTTCAGCTTTCGCTTCAACAACAGGAGCTTCAGCTTTCGCTTCAACAACAGGAGCTTCAGCTTTTGCTTCAACTGCAGGTGCTTCAGCTTTTGCTTCAACAACAGGAGCTTCAGCTTCAACAACAGGAGCTTCAGCTTTCGCTTCAACAACAGTTGCTTCGGCTTTTGCTTCAACTGCAGGTGCTTCAGTTTTTGCTTCTACAATTGGTGCACTGGCTTCGTTTTCAGGGTAGCGAGTATCAACTGCTGATTCTTGAGCGTTAGTCTCTGCTTTTGGTAGGTCATTAAAACGCTTACGGCCAGCATTACTTGAAGAGCGACGGCGGCGCTTAGGCTTCGGCGCTTCAGCATTGTCGTTAGTTTGCGCTACAGGAGCTTCAGCTTTTGGTGAAGCCTGCTCGGCTTTCTTAGCTACTGGCTTCTCTACAATTGCTTGATCAGCTTTTTGCTCACTAGCTTCATTGTTAGGCTTTTCTGCATTTACGCGAACCTTTTTACGCAAGTTGCGACGCTCACGGCGTTCTTTAACTTGACGTTCTTTCTGCTCTTTCTGCTCTTTTGGCGCGCGTTGCTTAGTAGGCTTAGCTTCTTGTGGAGTTTCATTTTCAGCCTTGTCTCTCGCAGGCTTATTGCGTTGATCTTTACGGCGACGGTTACTGTTTGAACCTTCGTTTCGATCATTTCGCTCTTTGCGCTCAGGACGTTCTTGATTTTTGTTATTACGCTTATCACCACGTTGATTGTTGCGACGACTATTGCGTTTGTCTCGTTGGGTATTTTTGCTACGAGTTTGCTTCTTCGGAGCAGGCTTCTCTTCGCTTGCAAACATGGCACTAAAGAATGCGATGATACGGGTTAACAGCGAAGGCTCAGCAGCTTTGTTAGCTGGTTTGCTAGTTTTAGCTGGAGCACTAGGTGCCGCTGGTGAACTAAAACCTTGCAGCACAGGTTGTTCAGCCTCAATTTTCTCTTTAGCTACTTGGTTTGGTTGATAAACAGGAGAGGGGTTTTCAGCGGTAAGCTGATAGCTAGTCTCTTGAGTTTCTTCACCAGAACGAACTCGGGTTACGTCGTAGTGAGGCGTTTCCATGTGTTGATTAGGAATAATCACTAATCGAACGTTATGGCGTTTTTCAAGCTTGTTAATAGCAACGCGTTTTTCGTTAAGCAAGTAAGCTGCTACAGGCACTGGCACTTGAGCATGTACTTCTGAGGTGTTCTCTTTGAGCGCTTCTTCTTCAAACAAACGAAGAATAGATAATGCTAAAGACTCGTTGTCTCGAATTGTTCCTTGGCCGTTACAGCGAGGACAAATATGCGTGCTTGATTCACCTAGTGATGGACGTAGGCGTTGGCGAGACATTTCTAATAAACCGAAGCGTGAAATACGACCAACTTGAACACGAGCTCGGTCTTGGCGTACTGCTTCACGGAAGCGATTTTCTACTTCACGTTGGTTTTTAACCGGCGTCATATCGATAAAATCGATAACGACTAGGCCGCCTAAGTCACGCAAGCGAAGTTGGCGAGCAATTTCGTCTGATGCTTCCAAGTTGGTTTGCAGTGCTGTTTCTTCAATATCTCCGCCCTTAGTTGCACGAGCAGAGTTGATATCAATTGAGGTTAAGGCTTCAGTTGGATCAATGACAATCGAGCCGCCTGATGGAAGGCGCACTTCGCGTTGGAAAGCTGATTCGATTTGCGATTCAATCTGGTAATGATTGAACATTGGTACTTCGCCTTCGTAACGCTTTACACGGCTTACGAAGTCTGGGCGAACCAACTCAATGTGCTTTTTGGCTTGATCAAAGATGGTTTTATTATCGATGAGAATTTCGCCAACATCACGACGTAAGTAATCACGGATTGCGCGAACAATTACATTGCTTTCTTGGTGTATAAGGAAAGGAGCTGACTTAGACTCTGAAGCATCTGTAATAGCGCCCCAGTGATTAAGCAGTACTTTTAGATCCCATTGAAGCTCTTCAGCAGATTTACCAACGCCAGCAGTACGAACGATAAGTCCCATGCCATTTGGTAATTCAAGACCATTCATTGCTTCTTTAAGCTGAGTGCGTTCATCACCTTCGATACGGCGAGAAATACCACCTGCACGAGGGTTATTTGGCATTAATACTAAGTAGCTACCCGCTAAGCTTATAAAAGTAGTTAAAGCTGCGCCTTTGTTGCCACGTTCTTCTTTATCGATTTGAACGATGACTTCTTGGCCTTCTTTAACTACTTCCTTGATGCTTGGGCGTCCTTGATAGACGTAGCCTTCTGGGAAGTATTCGCGAGCAATTTCCTTCATTGGAAGGAAACCATGACGCTCTGCGCCGTAGTCAACAAATGCAGCTTCTAAACTTGGCTCTACGCGGGTAATTTTGCCTTTGTAAATATTCGCTTTTTTCTGTTCGTGACCAGGACTTTCTATGTCTAGATCGTATAGCCGTTGGCCATCGACCAATGCAACGCGCATCTCTTCTAGCTGCATTGCATTAATTAACATTCTTTTCATTTATGTTGCCTTGGGGTTTGTTTGATTTAAACAACCTCATGGACAGCAATTAACCTGCCTTAAATGGCCAGACCCTGTGTTTAATGTAAGAGCGTATAGGTAACCTCCCGGTTAGCTTCTCTAGTCCTTAGGGCGCATTTTGGCGCTTGTATAAATATGAGTCCCGCAAACTTAGCTTGCCGAACTTTACAATCTATTCTATATAGCTTTGATTTAAGGCAAATAATTGTGATTGCCTATCAGGTTGCTATGAAAATTCTTAGTTTCGACAGCGTCATAATTTACAAAATAATGCGCTTCGAATACGGTGCCAAATAAGGAAAACCTTTAAAAACGGGCACTTTAAGCCTTACAAATATAGCAAAGCTATATTTTTCCATCAAATTATTTATGAGCATGTTACAATTTTTGCTATGAATACCGAAAATAAAGCAGTTCAGATGGTCACGGTTAGTGACGACGAGGCTGGACAAAGAATAGATAACTTCCTATTAAAACGGCTAAAAGGGGTACCTAAAAGTCGTATTTATCGCATTTTGCGTAAAGGGGAGGTTAGGGTTAACAAAAAACGCGTTAAACCCGAATATAAGATAGTGGCAGAAGATATCGTCAGAATCCCGCCTATCCGTGTTTCTGAGGAAACAGGCTTACCATCTAACAAGCTCAATCAGGTTGTTCAGTTAGAACAACAAATTGTTTATGAAGATGACAGTTTACTGGTACTTAATAAGCCTTCTGGAATGGCTGTACATGGTGGCAGTGGTTTAAGCTTCGGCGTTATCGAAGCTTTGCGCTCATTACGCCAAGATTGTCGCTATTTAGAGCTGGTTCATCGAATAGACCGTGATACTTCTGGTTTGTTGGTGATTGCCAAAAAACGCAGTGCCCTGCGCGAGATGCATCGCCAGTTAAGAGAAAAGGTTGTTCAAAAAGACTATCTAACCTTAGTGCATGGTCAATGGCCAAAATCAGTAAGAACAGTAGATGCGCCATTACGTAAAAACGCAGTGGCATCGGGTGAGCGAATTGTTATTGTTGATCAAGCGGAAGGAAAGCCTTCGTTTACTCGCTATCGTATTGAGCGCAGGTTTGCCGATATGACGCTCATGAAAGCAAGCCCGGTGACTGGCAGAACGCATCAAATACGCGTGCACAGCTTATATGAAGGGCATAGCATTGCCGGAGACGATAAGTATACCGATAAGGCTTTGCTGGCCGCGACAGAGGCAAAAGGATTGAATCGTTTGTTTTTGCACGCCTGGCAAATACGCTTTGAGCACCCGGCAACCCAAAAAGAAATGCATTTAACCGCGCCTTTAGAGCCAAGTTTAAAACGCTTTTGTGATCAGCTTGATCCTTTGTAGTGGGTTTTAAAGAAAAAGGAGCTTAGCTCCTTTTTCTTTTCACTAAGCTAGTAATCTAAAACCTTGGCTTTCTAATAAACTACAAAGCTTAATTAAAGGAAGGCCAATTAAGGTATTTGGGTCGTCACCCCTTAAATGCTTGAATAACACTATTCCAGCTCCTTCACTTTTAAAGCTTCCGGCACAGTTATAGGGTTGCTCTACGTTTAAGTAATGCTCTATGAGGTTGTCGGAGAGTTCTCTAAAGCCTACTTCAAAGGTATCCACTAGGCTTTGCATTTGCTGAGTATCACTATTGTAAAGTGCTAAGCCGGTATAAAAGGTGATCGCTTGACCACTGGCTGCTTTTAATTGTGCAACCGCATTTTGATGATTACCCGGTTTACCTACAATTTCACCATTAATGCAGCAAACTTGATCAGAGCCTATAATCAGATGCTTGGGAAAGAGAGTTTGACCAGCAAGCGCTTTTTGTTCAGCTAAACGTAAAACTAATTGTTCAGGTGTTTCGCCATGCTGCGGCGATTCATCAATATCAGGATTGAAGCAATCAAATGTAGGGCAAACTTTTTGTAAGAGTTGTTTTCTGTAAGCAGAGCTTGAGGCAAGAATTAGTCGATTATCCATCGTTTTTTAACCAAAATTAACAGTCTGCTGATTTTAAACGCAATCTTTAGCGATAGCGATACTTTAAAGGCAGTAAAAAAGCACAAATTGTTTTGACTATCACTGAGTGTAACTATATTATGCGCGCCTTATGCAAAAAGTGAAATTACCAGTAGAGATTGACCCGTTTAAGACGGCTAAGCGAAAGTTAGATTATGAGGGCTTCCTCGAGATCAAACGATTGCCTCGTTTTAGCGATGCAACCTTGAAAGTGAATAGTGATGTAGACGTCTGGTTGCGCTTTGGAACTGATCCGCAAGGATTGGTTGTCGTTCAAGGCAAAGCGTTAGCTGAGGTGGAGTTAGAGTGCCAACGTTGTAGTGAAACTTTTAGTTACGCTATTGATGTTGAGTTTACTTACTCGCCAGTCTGCGATGAATCGCAAGTGGAAGAGTTACCAGAAGATTACGAACCACTACAATTAAATGAAGACAACTACTTTTTAGTGGCTGAATTGATTGAAGACGAGTTGTTATTAGCGTTGCCAATCATTCCTAAACATCCGATAGAGGATTGCAAGGTACAGCAAAACGAACAAGTATTTGGTGAAATTGACGTTGTAGAGGAAGAATCTAAACCAAATCCGTTTGCAGTGTTACAAAGTTTAAAAAAGAAAGACTAGGAGACTGGGTCAATGGCTGTTCAGAAAAGTAAAGTTACACGTTCAAGACGTGGCATGCGTCGTTCACACGATGCGATCGAAAACAATGTTGCATTAACAACTGACGCTACTTCAGGTGAGCTTCACCGTCGTCACCATGTTACTGCTGACGGTTACTACCGCGGTAACAAGGTAATCAACAAGTAAATTTTTGCATTTTGCAAAAACTTACTATTGCAGTTGATGCAATGGGGGGCGATGTTGGCCCCCATGTTACAGTGCCTGCCGTTGCGCAGGCACTTAACTATTACCCTCATTTGCATGTTACCTTAATCGGCGACAAGCACTTTATTAACTCCCTGTTAATAGAGCAGCAAATCTCTCAGCACCCTCGCTTAGAGTTTGTTCATTCCAGCCAAGTTGTTTCCGCCAACGATAAACCTATTACTGCATTGCGTTCTAGACGCCAATCTTCAATGCGCTTAGCTCTTGATTTAGTTCATCAACAACAAGCTGATGCATGCGTTAGCGCCGGTAACACAGGCGCGTTAATGGCAATGGCCAAAGTAGTTCTTAAGTTGTTACCTGGTATAGAGCGACCAGCTCTAGTGACTCATCTACCCGAAGAGAACGGCCAAGGCAGCCTGTTATTAGATTTAGGCGCTAACTCAAGTTGTGATTCGGAAGTATTAATGCAATTTGCCGTAATGGGTGCGTCATTAGCGGAAAGTGTTTGGGGCCTACCTAAACCACGAGTCGCTTTGTTAAATATTGGTGAAGAACAAATAAAGGGTAATGACGTTGTAAAACAAACCGCGCAACTTCTTGAAAACTCAAGCGCGATTAATTACATTGGCTTTGTTGAGGGGAATCAGATATTTAGTGGTAAAGCAGACGTCATCGTTTGTGATGGTTTTGTAGGCAATGTTGCGCTAAAAACAGCCGAAGGTGTTTCCCAACTGATACTGGCTAAATTAAAGAAACAATTTGACGTAAACTGGTTCGCGAGGTTTATACTCAAGTTGTTTTTGCCGAGCTTAAAATCTCAATTAAAACAGCTGAACCCCGACCAGTATAATGGAGCGAGTCTGTTAGGATTGCGCGGCATTGTAATTAAGAGTCATGGGCATGCCGATGAAAAGGCATTTTTGCAAGCTATTCACCAAGCCGTCGCCGAGATACAACAGCAAGTTCCAAGCCGTATTACCGACAAACTTGAATCTTTATTAATTGATAAGCATTAAGTCTTTTATGTACTCAAAAATATTATCTACAGGTAGTTATCTGCCAACGAATGTTAGAACTAACTCAGATCTTGAGCAAATGGTAGAAACCAGTGATCAATGGATTACTGACCGTACCGGTATTAAAGAACGCCGAATTGCTGGTAATAATGAGTCAGTTGCTGATATGGGCGCATTCGCTGCTGAATTAGCCATTGAAAGAGCCGGTATAGATAAGAACGACATCGGGCTTATTATCCTTGCCACCACCTCGAGCGAGAATGCATTTCCTGCAGCAGCTTGTGAGGTTCAGGCAAAGCTAGAACTTCCAGGAGTACCTGCTTTTGATATTGCTGCGGCATGTGCAGGATTTACTTATGCCTTAAGTGTTGCCGACCAGTACATAAAAAGTGGTTTGGTGAAAAAGGCACTGGTTATTGGTGCCGACAAGTTGTCGCACATGTGTAATCCAGAAGACCGTTCTACCATTATTTTATTTGGTGATGGTGCTGGGGCTGTGTTACTTGGTGCAAGTGAAGAGCCTGGGCTATTGTCTACACATATTCATGCAGATGGCCGTTACGGCGATTTGCTTAAACTTCCACACCCGCAACGTGGTATGTCAGGCACCGAAATGGAGTCGTATATGACCATGAGCGGTAACGAAGTCTTCAAAGTTGCGGTAACTCGCTTAAGCGAAATTGTGACAGAAACGCTTGCTGCCAACGGCATCGAAAAAGCCGAATTAGATTGGTTGGTGCCACACCAAGCCAATTTCAGAATTATTAAAGCTACCGCTAAAAAGCTTGCTATGCCGTTAGATAAAGTGGTGCTTACTTTAGACCGACATGGCAATACATCAGCGGCCTCTGTACCCATTGCTTTAGATGAAGCCGTAACCGACGGGCGTATTCAACGAGGCCAGCTAGTATTACTAGAAGCATTTGGTGGTGGTTTTGCGTGGGGCAGTGCCCTAGTTAGATTTTAATTATTAGGATAGATGATGAGTAAATTAGCATTTGTATTTCCAGGACAAGGCTCACAAAGCGTTGGCATGTTAGCCGAGCTTATTAGTGAGTATCCGGTAGTTGCTGATACC is a window of Agarivorans sp. Alg241-V36 DNA encoding:
- the plsX gene encoding phosphate acyltransferase PlsX; translation: MQKLTIAVDAMGGDVGPHVTVPAVAQALNYYPHLHVTLIGDKHFINSLLIEQQISQHPRLEFVHSSQVVSANDKPITALRSRRQSSMRLALDLVHQQQADACVSAGNTGALMAMAKVVLKLLPGIERPALVTHLPEENGQGSLLLDLGANSSCDSEVLMQFAVMGASLAESVWGLPKPRVALLNIGEEQIKGNDVVKQTAQLLENSSAINYIGFVEGNQIFSGKADVIVCDGFVGNVALKTAEGVSQLILAKLKKQFDVNWFARFILKLFLPSLKSQLKQLNPDQYNGASLLGLRGIVIKSHGHADEKAFLQAIHQAVAEIQQQVPSRITDKLESLLIDKH
- the rpmF gene encoding 50S ribosomal protein L32, with translation MAVQKSKVTRSRRGMRRSHDAIENNVALTTDATSGELHRRHHVTADGYYRGNKVINK
- a CDS encoding beta-ketoacyl-ACP synthase III; this encodes MYSKILSTGSYLPTNVRTNSDLEQMVETSDQWITDRTGIKERRIAGNNESVADMGAFAAELAIERAGIDKNDIGLIILATTSSENAFPAAACEVQAKLELPGVPAFDIAAACAGFTYALSVADQYIKSGLVKKALVIGADKLSHMCNPEDRSTIILFGDGAGAVLLGASEEPGLLSTHIHADGRYGDLLKLPHPQRGMSGTEMESYMTMSGNEVFKVAVTRLSEIVTETLAANGIEKAELDWLVPHQANFRIIKATAKKLAMPLDKVVLTLDRHGNTSAASVPIALDEAVTDGRIQRGQLVLLEAFGGGFAWGSALVRF
- a CDS encoding IS3 family transposase (programmed frameshift), which translates into the protein MTTPINSSPKRTQRDYTLAFKLGVVERVEKGEMTYKQAQARFGIQGRSTVLVWLRKHGRLDWSKPFQHPLMPNSKETPAETIKRLERELAEEKLRNQILNGMVDIMDNEYGAGLRKKLLIRYIWQAKTDSEINLAAACRAAGISRQSIYQAVARMENRRATLSVIKDWVQYWRKYMPRLGVRKLYVLIKPKLLEHDIKLGRDGLFAYLRRDGLLVKPKRSFTKTTFSKHWMKKHPNLLKEEGLHDAEHVLVSDITYLESDQGVHYLSLVTDAASRKIVGHHLSEDMKADSVVKALKMAVKDKRYIANTVHHSDRGSQYCSAVYQDELLINQIRPSMTDGYDCYQNALAERINGILKQEFLLYRCKTLKEMKILVKESIAIYNA
- a CDS encoding nucleoside triphosphate pyrophosphatase — protein: MDNRLILASSSAYRKQLLQKVCPTFDCFNPDIDESPQHGETPEQLVLRLAEQKALAGQTLFPKHLIIGSDQVCCINGEIVGKPGNHQNAVAQLKAASGQAITFYTGLALYNSDTQQMQSLVDTFEVGFRELSDNLIEHYLNVEQPYNCAGSFKSEGAGIVLFKHLRGDDPNTLIGLPLIKLCSLLESQGFRLLA
- the rluC gene encoding 23S rRNA pseudouridine(955/2504/2580) synthase RluC, translated to MNTENKAVQMVTVSDDEAGQRIDNFLLKRLKGVPKSRIYRILRKGEVRVNKKRVKPEYKIVAEDIVRIPPIRVSEETGLPSNKLNQVVQLEQQIVYEDDSLLVLNKPSGMAVHGGSGLSFGVIEALRSLRQDCRYLELVHRIDRDTSGLLVIAKKRSALREMHRQLREKVVQKDYLTLVHGQWPKSVRTVDAPLRKNAVASGERIVIVDQAEGKPSFTRYRIERRFADMTLMKASPVTGRTHQIRVHSLYEGHSIAGDDKYTDKALLAATEAKGLNRLFLHAWQIRFEHPATQKEMHLTAPLEPSLKRFCDQLDPL
- the yceD gene encoding 23S rRNA accumulation protein YceD yields the protein MQKVKLPVEIDPFKTAKRKLDYEGFLEIKRLPRFSDATLKVNSDVDVWLRFGTDPQGLVVVQGKALAEVELECQRCSETFSYAIDVEFTYSPVCDESQVEELPEDYEPLQLNEDNYFLVAELIEDELLLALPIIPKHPIEDCKVQQNEQVFGEIDVVEEESKPNPFAVLQSLKKKD
- the rne gene encoding ribonuclease E produces the protein MKRMLINAMQLEEMRVALVDGQRLYDLDIESPGHEQKKANIYKGKITRVEPSLEAAFVDYGAERHGFLPMKEIAREYFPEGYVYQGRPSIKEVVKEGQEVIVQIDKEERGNKGAALTTFISLAGSYLVLMPNNPRAGGISRRIEGDERTQLKEAMNGLELPNGMGLIVRTAGVGKSAEELQWDLKVLLNHWGAITDASESKSAPFLIHQESNVIVRAIRDYLRRDVGEILIDNKTIFDQAKKHIELVRPDFVSRVKRYEGEVPMFNHYQIESQIESAFQREVRLPSGGSIVIDPTEALTSIDINSARATKGGDIEETALQTNLEASDEIARQLRLRDLGGLVVIDFIDMTPVKNQREVENRFREAVRQDRARVQVGRISRFGLLEMSRQRLRPSLGESSTHICPRCNGQGTIRDNESLALSILRLFEEEALKENTSEVHAQVPVPVAAYLLNEKRVAINKLEKRHNVRLVIIPNQHMETPHYDVTRVRSGEETQETSYQLTAENPSPVYQPNQVAKEKIEAEQPVLQGFSSPAAPSAPAKTSKPANKAAEPSLLTRIIAFFSAMFASEEKPAPKKQTRSKNTQRDKRNSRRNNQRGDKRNNKNQERPERKERNDRNEGSNSNRRRKDQRNKPARDKAENETPQEAKPTKQRAPKEQKEQKERQVKERRERRNLRKKVRVNAEKPNNEASEQKADQAIVEKPVAKKAEQASPKAEAPVAQTNDNAEAPKPKRRRRSSSNAGRKRFNDLPKAETNAQESAVDTRYPENEASAPIVEAKTEAPAVEAKAEATVVEAKAEAPVVEAEAPVVEAKAEAPAVEAKAEAPVVEAKAEAPVVEAKAEAPAVEAKAEAPAVEAKAEAPVVEAKAEAPAVEAKVEAKAEAPVVEAKADEVKVDAVKAEVKPKRSNRGKLKPSKVEGKGNASAVMAKPAAVVPAPKSEQTEEVVKKPYVRKPITVGSRRVQSSSSSTSAQSPMSKPN